One Hemiscyllium ocellatum isolate sHemOce1 chromosome 45, sHemOce1.pat.X.cur, whole genome shotgun sequence genomic region harbors:
- the dnase2 gene encoding deoxyribonuclease-2-alpha has protein sequence MANSNYWSALACLTVTCSVYFATSDISCYNDNGQPVDWFIVYKLPKHISETGLQYMYMDSSSNGWRTGNRLINDTGSAVGGTLQQLYEKSKLQRDQVAYVLYNDQIHLTSTSYGGHTKGVVLLDDIQGFWLVHSTPYFPPRTDQSYIWPHNGEKNGQSFLCVTYRYGQFKDIGTQLLYNNPHVYDYSIPPSFAKDLVNLNKAATGEKVETPPWQSKLVLSSAAGKHFTSFAKSRKFGDDLYSGWVADSFQSDLLVQTWPNSAHTLPSNCTMTYSVYNVKVITFSTQLSFKSSMDHSKWCVTRPGSEVKWTCIGDINRDQAQEHRGGGTVCTDDPAVWDSFSNLVASCEFCACTCSEKERRDMRAEAWTVV, from the exons ATGGCCAACTCCAATTACTGGTCTGCACTTGCCTGTCTGACTGTAACCTGCTCTGTGTATTTtgctacctctgacatttcctgtTACAATGACAATGGGCAGCCAGTGGATTG GTTCATTGTTTACAAGTTACCCAAACATATCAGTGAAACTGGTTTACAGTACATGTACATGGACTCCTCAAGCAATGGCTGGAGAACTGGAAACCGATTGATTAATGACACAGGCTCTGCTGTGGGAGGAACTCTACAGCAGCTCTATGAGAAATCCAAACTGCAG AGGGACCAAGTAGCATACGTGCTCTACAATGACCAGATCCACCTCACCTCGACCAGCTATGGTGGACATACGAAAG GAGTTGTCCTTTTGGATGACATACAAGGTTTCTGGTTGGTCCACAGCACTCCGTACTTCCCACCCAGAACTGACCAATCCTACATTTGGCCACACAATGGAGAGAAAAATGGACAGTCCTTTCTGTGTGTTACCTACCGATATGGCCAGTTTAAAGATATTG GTACGCAGTTGTTGTACAATAATCCTCATGTCTACGATTATTCGATCCCACCCTCTTTTGCCAAAGACCTGGTGAACCTCAACAAGGCAGCGACCGGGGAAAAGGTGGAGACCCCTCCCTGGCAGAGTAAACTCGTCCTGTCATCAGCAGCTGGAAAACATTTCACCAGTTTTGCGAAGAGCAGGAAATTTGGGGATG ATTTATACTCTGGCTGGGTAGCAGACTCCTTTCAGAGTGATTTGTTGGTTCAGACCTGGCCAAACTCTGCACACACTCTCCCATCCAACTGCACCATGACGTACTCTGTGTACAACGTGAAGGTCATTACCTTCAGCACACAGCTTAGCTTCAAAAGCAGCATGGATCATTCGAAATGGTGTGTAACAAGACCAGGCTCAGAAGTGAAGTGGACCTGCATTGGGGATATCAACCGAGACCAGGCACAGGAGCACAGAGGAGGTGGAACGGTCTGCACTGACGATCCCGCCGTCTGGGATTCTTTCTCGAATTTGGTTGCGTCCTGTGAGTTTTGTGCATGCACTTGCAGTGAGAAGGAAAGGAGGGACATGCGAGCTGAGGCTTGGACCGTGGTTTAA